The proteins below are encoded in one region of Chitinophagales bacterium:
- a CDS encoding class I SAM-dependent methyltransferase yields the protein MKINNMNRKNHWETVYETKNPDQVSWTQEIPNISLDFISSFNVAKDAKIIDIGGGDSKLVDFLLERGFENITVLDISAKALEKAKIRVGNKAEKVNWVVSDITEFEPNTTFDIWHDRATFHFLTTDEQVSKYVETAMKSVNGFMAIGTFSENGPTKCSGLEIKQYTEHSLIEEFKNGFDKIRCVTEDHTTPFNTIQNFLFCSFKRQENYVDKDMQK from the coding sequence ATGAAAATAAATAATATGAATAGGAAAAATCATTGGGAAACAGTTTATGAAACTAAAAATCCAGACCAAGTAAGTTGGACGCAAGAAATTCCAAATATTTCTCTTGACTTCATTTCTTCTTTTAATGTGGCAAAAGATGCTAAAATTATTGACATTGGTGGTGGAGACAGTAAACTAGTGGACTTTTTGCTTGAAAGAGGTTTTGAAAATATAACAGTTTTAGATATCTCTGCCAAAGCACTTGAAAAAGCAAAAATTCGTGTAGGTAACAAAGCTGAAAAAGTAAACTGGGTTGTTAGCGATATTACAGAATTTGAACCAAATACAACTTTTGATATTTGGCACGACAGAGCAACTTTTCATTTTTTGACAACAGATGAACAAGTTTCAAAATATGTGGAAACAGCAATGAAATCTGTAAATGGTTTTATGGCAATCGGGACTTTTTCGGAAAATGGACCAACAAAGTGTAGCGGACTTGAAATTAAACAGTACACAGAACACTCTTTGATAGAGGAATTTAAAAACGGCTTTGATAAAATTCGTTGTGTAACAGAAGACCATACAACACCATTTAATACAATACAAAATTTCCTGTTCTGTAGTTTCAAACGTCAGGAAAATTATGTGGATAAAGACATGCAAAAATAG
- a CDS encoding cysteine--tRNA ligase, with translation MNSTLKIYNTLTKQKEEFKPINPPFVGMYVCGPTVYNEVHLGNLRQFISFDVVYRYLLHLGYKVRYVRNITDVGHLTDDGDNGEDKIEKMALAQKLEPMEIVQRYTNSFHQVSHLFNLKNPDIEPTATGHLIEQIEMIQRIINNGYAYEVNGSVYFDVKKYIEDHDYGTLSGRKVDELLEQTREELEGSDEKRFFADFGLWKAASPNTIMKWNSPWGVGVPGWHLECSVMSTKYLGQEFDIHGGGMDLKFPHHECEIAQSVGADGKAPVKYWMHGNMLTVNNDKMSKSKGNAFLPMELVTGNHPILNKGYAPMVIRFFILQSHYSSTLDFSNEALDAAEKGYTRLSNAFKLIDKLEIHKEKQNTDKVLAELKEQCYNNMNDDFNTPKTIAVLFDVASIINKVYSKTESISQEGLDIIKTLKEGILEDVLGLKIESTNENSVIDPVMDLLIELRNDARSEKNWTVSDKIRDGLQKAGIQLKDGKEGTTWNVN, from the coding sequence ATGAATTCAACATTAAAAATATACAACACGCTAACGAAACAAAAAGAAGAATTTAAACCTATAAACCCTCCTTTTGTGGGCATGTATGTTTGTGGTCCTACGGTGTACAACGAAGTTCATTTAGGCAATCTCCGACAGTTTATTAGTTTTGACGTAGTATATAGATACTTACTTCATTTGGGCTATAAAGTTAGGTATGTTAGAAACATTACAGATGTAGGACACTTAACAGATGATGGCGATAATGGAGAAGATAAAATAGAAAAAATGGCTTTAGCTCAAAAATTAGAGCCCATGGAAATAGTGCAACGCTACACCAATAGTTTTCATCAAGTGAGTCATTTGTTTAATTTAAAAAACCCCGATATTGAACCCACCGCCACAGGACATTTAATAGAGCAAATAGAAATGATACAGCGTATTATTAACAACGGATATGCTTACGAAGTAAATGGTTCTGTTTATTTTGATGTAAAAAAATACATTGAAGACCACGATTATGGCACATTATCGGGTAGAAAAGTAGATGAACTGCTTGAGCAAACAAGGGAAGAATTAGAAGGCTCTGACGAAAAAAGATTTTTTGCCGATTTTGGTTTATGGAAAGCTGCATCGCCAAATACTATTATGAAATGGAACTCTCCATGGGGCGTGGGCGTGCCCGGCTGGCATTTAGAATGTTCTGTTATGAGTACAAAATATTTGGGGCAAGAATTTGATATTCATGGCGGTGGTATGGATTTAAAGTTCCCACATCACGAATGCGAAATAGCCCAAAGTGTAGGTGCAGATGGCAAAGCTCCCGTTAAATATTGGATGCATGGCAATATGCTTACTGTAAATAACGACAAAATGAGCAAAAGTAAAGGCAATGCCTTTTTGCCCATGGAATTAGTAACCGGCAACCACCCTATTTTAAATAAAGGATACGCTCCTATGGTTATTAGGTTTTTTATACTTCAAAGCCACTACAGCAGTACTTTAGATTTTAGCAATGAAGCCTTAGATGCTGCCGAAAAAGGCTATACAAGATTAAGCAATGCTTTCAAATTAATAGATAAATTAGAAATCCATAAGGAAAAACAAAATACGGATAAAGTATTAGCCGAATTAAAAGAGCAATGCTACAACAATATGAACGATGATTTTAACACACCAAAAACTATTGCAGTTTTGTTTGATGTAGCAAGTATAATTAATAAAGTTTATAGCAAAACTGAAAGTATTAGCCAAGAAGGATTAGACATAATAAAGACATTAAAAGAAGGCATACTTGAAGATGTTTTAGGCTTAAAAATTGAAAGTACTAATGAAAACTCTGTAATAGACCCGGTAATGGATTTGCTAATAGAATTAAGAAACGATGCCCGAAGCGAAAAAAACTGGACAGTTTCCGATAAAATTAGAGATGGTTTGCAAAAAGCAGGCATACAATTAAAAGACGGAAAAGAAGGAACTACTTGGAACGTAAACTAA
- a CDS encoding 1-acyl-sn-glycerol-3-phosphate acyltransferase: MCIMIAKLFLKLIGWKVQEVMPKGIDRCVMIASPHTSNWDFPIAKAAFVIMKIPLRFTVKDSLFKFPYNLIFGPLGGIPINRTPKKEGEERPSTVQAMANMFKENDKIAVMVTPEGTRSKRTEWKTGFYHVAKLAGVPIALGFLDYKKKLAGVGKVLYPSDDMEKDMREIMSFYKNITGKHPEKFSVDLRYV; encoded by the coding sequence ATTTGTATCATGATTGCTAAATTATTTTTAAAATTGATAGGCTGGAAGGTTCAAGAAGTTATGCCTAAAGGTATTGATAGGTGTGTAATGATAGCTTCGCCACATACCAGCAATTGGGATTTTCCTATTGCTAAGGCGGCATTTGTTATTATGAAAATTCCTTTAAGATTTACCGTTAAAGATTCTTTGTTTAAATTTCCTTATAATTTAATTTTTGGACCATTGGGAGGCATACCTATTAATAGAACACCTAAAAAAGAAGGAGAAGAAAGACCAAGTACGGTGCAAGCAATGGCTAATATGTTTAAAGAAAATGATAAAATAGCAGTTATGGTTACACCAGAAGGTACACGCTCTAAAAGAACGGAGTGGAAAACAGGGTTTTATCATGTTGCAAAATTGGCAGGCGTACCTATTGCTTTAGGTTTTTTAGATTATAAAAAGAAATTAGCTGGAGTGGGTAAGGTTCTTTATCCAAGCGATGATATGGAAAAAGACATGAGAGAGATAATGAGTTTTTACAAAAACATTACAGGAAAACATCCCGAAAAATTTAGTGTAGATTTAAGATATGTTTAG
- a CDS encoding YXWGXW repeat-containing protein has protein sequence MKNIITILTVLLLLNFATANAQETPLPLPDHSSNEFKPEAPTSQHVWVKGHYEYKSGKYYWINGAYVLGLENQTWVDGKWVLNESSNMYSYSPGYWKQELENITHNGIVYEPGVVTKLSVVEMYDPTLYSASAE, from the coding sequence ATGAAAAATATAATTACAATTTTAACAGTTTTACTTCTTTTAAACTTTGCTACAGCAAATGCACAAGAAACGCCACTACCACTACCAGACCATTCAAGCAATGAATTTAAACCGGAAGCTCCTACTTCTCAGCATGTATGGGTAAAAGGACATTACGAATACAAATCGGGAAAATACTACTGGATTAACGGAGCTTATGTTTTAGGCTTAGAAAATCAAACTTGGGTAGATGGAAAATGGGTATTAAATGAAAGTTCAAATATGTACAGTTACTCTCCCGGATACTGGAAACAAGAATTAGAAAATATTACACACAATGGTATAGTATATGAACCTGGTGTTGTAACAAAATTAAGTGTTGTTGAGATGTATGATCCTACGCTTTATAGTGCCTCGGCAGAATAA
- a CDS encoding DUF3817 domain-containing protein yields the protein MNNTNLFKILAITEGISFLLILFITMPLKYFADMPMPNKIVGMAHGFLFIAYVVMVFMVKNKFKWTKQQTMLALLASIIPFGTFYIEKKFVPKN from the coding sequence ATGAACAATACGAATCTTTTTAAAATACTTGCCATTACCGAAGGAATAAGTTTTTTACTAATATTGTTTATCACCATGCCTTTAAAATATTTTGCAGATATGCCAATGCCTAATAAAATTGTAGGAATGGCACACGGTTTTTTATTTATTGCTTATGTAGTTATGGTTTTTATGGTAAAAAACAAATTTAAGTGGACAAAACAGCAAACTATGTTAGCCTTATTAGCTTCTATTATACCTTTTGGCACTTTCTATATTGAAAAAAAATTTGTCCCAAAAAATTAA
- a CDS encoding M28 family peptidase, protein MKRIITIISVLFLLSQCKTDPNSTNTNTETTTNNELKLNDAPTFNEDSAYIYVKKQVDFGPRVPNSTAHTETKQWLSNFLKQYADTVIEQNADLKAFDGNILKSTNIIASFNTENKDRILLCAHWDTRPFADQDKENIKEPITGANDGASGVAVLLEIARQIKTKGINKGIDIILFDAEDYGQPNFSTDDYMPNSYCLGSQYWAKNLHTPNYKAQFGILLDMVGAPNAVFTMEGTSVNFANDYLHQVWKIAHAIGYSSYFSYKETSPITDDHLYINQIAKIPTLDIIHYDATTPSGFGWYWHTHKDNMDAIDKNTLKAVGQTVLQTIYQD, encoded by the coding sequence ATGAAAAGAATTATAACCATTATTAGTGTACTATTTTTACTAAGCCAATGCAAAACAGACCCAAACAGTACAAATACTAATACAGAAACTACCACTAATAATGAGCTAAAATTAAATGATGCTCCTACATTTAATGAAGATAGTGCCTATATATATGTAAAGAAACAAGTAGATTTTGGTCCGCGAGTGCCTAACTCTACTGCTCATACTGAAACCAAACAATGGCTGTCTAACTTTTTAAAGCAATATGCAGATACTGTAATAGAACAAAATGCAGATTTAAAAGCTTTTGACGGGAATATTTTAAAATCAACAAATATTATAGCCAGTTTTAATACTGAAAACAAAGACCGTATTTTATTATGTGCCCACTGGGATACCCGCCCCTTTGCCGACCAAGACAAAGAAAACATTAAAGAACCAATAACAGGAGCTAATGATGGAGCGAGTGGCGTAGCTGTACTTTTAGAAATAGCCAGACAAATAAAAACAAAAGGCATTAATAAAGGTATAGATATTATATTGTTTGATGCAGAAGATTACGGACAACCCAATTTTAGCACAGATGATTACATGCCTAACTCATACTGTTTAGGTTCTCAATATTGGGCTAAAAACTTGCATACGCCTAATTATAAAGCACAATTTGGTATTTTATTAGACATGGTGGGAGCACCTAATGCGGTTTTTACTATGGAAGGCACTTCAGTAAATTTTGCTAACGACTACTTACACCAAGTGTGGAAAATAGCTCATGCTATAGGCTATAGTTCTTATTTTTCTTATAAAGAAACTTCTCCCATAACTGACGACCATTTATATATTAATCAGATAGCTAAAATTCCAACTTTAGACATTATTCATTATGATGCCACTACGCCATCCGGGTTTGGGTGGTACTGGCACACTCATAAAGACAATATGGATGCTATAGACAAAAATACATTAAAAGCAGTTGGACAAACTGTGTTACAAACTATTTATCAAGACTAA
- a CDS encoding HYR domain-containing protein, producing the protein MKKYILLIFTALFISFETYSQCTTYYNQHSTQTDPECNGTRTYSNVAFTQRVEITALDAGDRFTFSVSGGSNTYIYVDGPTGYTDSYVISNVTTGSYTVELPVAGTYYLYVRHNNCNWVAASHTLTVKQIYHDGGAKPSIAYNCNNTVLSNSGGTGSYQWQGSNDGSSWTNISGATSSTYTITAATNPQYTYYRVRRGINCYGYSVSSDAVIPRGNYSGGDLTLTSNVTMSGTYNLGANDFTVNSGVTVYVANGCLLEVNANNITINGTIDGNGRGAAGGGGGSYGALWSEGGYTDGRGITYCWDKDNCRDLRLYGGNGGSTGGGTAGGTAGGTAAYRNGVKQQCNNWDDEGGLIEGAGGGGGAEGGGYGGFAGAGGSGGRGGDETGCNTATCNTKDDYGGGATGGNAGTDTYGTSTGFDIDFGSGGGGAGGGGRGPSGVTSGSSGGAGGGGVLLNASCNLTVPGAIYMNGANGGAGGKGGNSYETGECCGDLSGGCDERTYSGSGGGGGGAGGGSGGGILLAAAGNISLTGTLQAEGGNGGAGGAKGTGAYFNNATAGASGGGGGGGRIKVFVNPCGTYTNSASISVAAGTGNANGGAGTYNTNLQHPDYNALTAGAVGSNQTICYNTQPSSLTQTSATTGGVLPACQAYEYEWYSSTTNCSFNFSSYTSASAPSGYAALGVDNTTLAGSTIGNLTTTTCFVRRVKSGSCYRWTDVVTITVLPDFNPGTVANGNETICPLGDPANIAFSTAPSGAAGTYSYQWYSRTGSVTCPTGTSTTGWTAISGATGSSYNPPSGLTTTTTYAVTVNPTGTPDCGGAEWASNCRVVTVQDNTNPIISCPGNQTVNANASCQATLPDYRGLATASDNCAPPGTVTITQSPAIGSTISGSTNTITLTANDGNGNTAYCTFNVAVVDNTPPTVSCQNITIYLNALGSASIVSADVYDTGSDNCGTVNLVSVSPNTFNCSDVGANSVTLTVNDGNGNTNTCTATVTVEDNVNPTAICQNYTLALDASGNGTLTTANINNGSNDACGIASLSLSKTAFTCSDVGTNTVTLTVTDNNGNSSTCNATVTVTEDAPTSASAGNDDFICRGSNIVLGANTPLVGTGTWSWSGPGTVTYVLGNANTPNATVSFSTGGTYTGTWTITSNCSSSSDDVIIGVNLPDIITTTAGASGTCTSNGVNDWVHLFDNDGKIIASVDDNGYMMGNVTVTVPNVGNATASDVCGSTGMNAYMGRYFRFFSTNVTWYTNDINLRLYFTEAELASLIDESLVDHSTSPSISVSVYDANGCQDDDDVRNISDIVITKYATGVPPGSVGGVINYTQLGNGYDATFQAYYVDFAVSSFSDIYLHGSEHNVPLPVELTSFEAKAVNNQFIQLNWTTATEINNEGFEILRSTDGVNFERIGWANGYGNSAEIHHYAYQDNNVNVGTYYYQLKQIDYDGQYEYSNIRSASISGKDENHVGNFVPNPANNSSVLQFSMIKETNVSIEFYDITGKLIEYKTETLGIGNSSVPFNIKELASGTYTAKIILDGKVYTRRLMINK; encoded by the coding sequence ATGAAAAAATATATACTTTTAATTTTTACAGCACTATTTATTTCTTTTGAAACATATAGCCAATGTACAACTTATTATAATCAACATTCTACTCAAACTGACCCAGAATGTAATGGGACAAGAACATATTCTAATGTTGCATTTACTCAGCGAGTAGAAATAACAGCATTAGATGCTGGTGATAGATTTACTTTTTCTGTATCAGGTGGAAGCAACACATATATTTATGTAGATGGTCCTACGGGATATACAGACTCATACGTAATAAGTAATGTAACAACTGGATCTTATACAGTTGAGTTGCCTGTAGCTGGAACTTATTACCTTTATGTAAGGCACAATAATTGTAATTGGGTTGCAGCATCTCATACTCTAACAGTTAAGCAAATATATCATGACGGAGGAGCAAAGCCCTCAATAGCATACAATTGTAACAATACAGTATTAAGTAATTCTGGAGGTACAGGAAGCTACCAATGGCAAGGAAGTAATGATGGTTCTTCTTGGACAAATATTTCAGGAGCTACTAGTTCTACTTATACTATAACTGCCGCTACTAACCCTCAATATACTTATTATAGAGTAAGAAGAGGTATAAACTGTTATGGTTATTCAGTTTCTTCAGATGCAGTTATCCCTAGAGGTAACTATAGTGGTGGTGACCTTACTTTAACTAGCAATGTTACTATGTCTGGAACTTATAATTTAGGTGCTAATGATTTTACAGTTAATAGTGGTGTTACTGTATATGTTGCAAATGGGTGCTTACTAGAGGTTAATGCCAATAATATAACAATTAATGGCACAATAGATGGAAATGGAAGAGGTGCAGCAGGTGGTGGTGGTGGTAGCTATGGAGCATTGTGGAGTGAGGGAGGATACACCGATGGAAGGGGAATTACTTATTGTTGGGATAAAGATAATTGTAGAGACTTAAGATTATATGGCGGTAATGGAGGAAGTACGGGTGGTGGTACAGCAGGTGGTACAGCAGGCGGTACAGCAGCATATAGAAATGGGGTAAAGCAACAATGCAATAATTGGGATGACGAAGGGGGATTAATAGAAGGTGCTGGAGGCGGAGGAGGAGCTGAAGGTGGTGGTTATGGAGGCTTTGCTGGTGCTGGAGGTTCTGGAGGTAGAGGAGGAGATGAAACGGGGTGTAATACTGCTACTTGTAATACTAAAGATGATTATGGAGGCGGAGCAACAGGAGGTAATGCAGGAACAGATACGTATGGTACATCTACTGGATTTGATATAGACTTTGGTTCAGGAGGAGGAGGAGCTGGAGGAGGAGGAAGAGGACCTTCAGGTGTTACTAGTGGTTCTTCTGGTGGTGCTGGAGGTGGAGGTGTGCTTTTAAATGCTTCTTGCAATTTAACAGTGCCTGGAGCTATATATATGAACGGAGCTAATGGTGGTGCTGGTGGTAAAGGCGGTAATAGTTATGAAACTGGAGAATGTTGTGGTGATTTGTCTGGAGGTTGTGATGAAAGAACATACTCAGGTTCTGGTGGTGGTGGCGGAGGAGCCGGTGGAGGTTCTGGTGGTGGAATTTTGTTAGCTGCAGCAGGCAATATTAGTCTAACAGGAACACTTCAAGCGGAGGGTGGAAATGGAGGAGCAGGAGGAGCAAAAGGAACAGGAGCGTATTTTAATAATGCTACAGCAGGTGCTTCGGGAGGAGGAGGAGGAGGAGGACGTATAAAAGTTTTTGTAAACCCATGTGGTACATATACTAACTCTGCATCTATATCTGTAGCTGCAGGTACAGGTAATGCCAATGGTGGTGCAGGTACCTATAATACGAATCTTCAGCATCCAGATTATAATGCTTTAACAGCAGGTGCTGTGGGTAGCAATCAAACTATATGTTATAATACTCAACCTAGTTCTTTAACACAAACTTCAGCTACAACGGGTGGAGTATTGCCTGCCTGCCAAGCTTATGAATATGAATGGTATTCTTCAACTACAAATTGTAGCTTTAATTTTTCAAGTTATACAAGTGCTTCGGCTCCTTCTGGGTATGCTGCATTGGGTGTTGATAACACTACTTTAGCAGGTAGTACTATAGGAAATCTAACTACCACTACATGTTTTGTTAGAAGAGTAAAATCAGGTAGTTGTTATAGATGGACTGATGTGGTAACAATTACAGTATTACCTGATTTTAATCCAGGAACTGTAGCTAATGGTAATGAGACTATTTGTCCTTTAGGAGATCCTGCCAACATTGCGTTTAGTACAGCACCTTCAGGAGCTGCGGGAACATATTCTTATCAATGGTATTCAAGAACGGGTTCAGTTACTTGTCCTACTGGAACTTCAACTACAGGGTGGACAGCCATAAGTGGGGCTACTGGTTCAAGTTATAATCCACCAAGTGGTTTAACTACTACTACTACTTATGCTGTTACAGTAAATCCAACAGGGACACCAGATTGTGGAGGGGCTGAGTGGGCAAGTAATTGTAGAGTTGTTACTGTTCAAGACAATACAAATCCTATTATATCTTGTCCAGGTAATCAAACTGTAAATGCTAATGCATCTTGTCAAGCTACTTTGCCAGATTACAGAGGTCTGGCAACAGCTTCTGACAATTGTGCACCTCCGGGTACAGTTACTATTACGCAGTCACCAGCTATTGGTTCCACTATAAGTGGTTCTACTAATACTATAACATTAACGGCTAATGATGGTAATGGTAATACAGCATATTGTACATTTAATGTGGCTGTTGTAGATAATACACCACCTACTGTTAGTTGTCAGAATATTACAATTTACTTAAACGCTTTAGGTTCTGCTAGTATTGTTTCAGCTGACGTATATGATACGGGATCTGATAATTGTGGAACAGTAAACTTAGTATCTGTTTCTCCAAATACATTTAATTGTAGTGATGTGGGAGCTAACAGCGTAACCTTAACTGTAAATGATGGTAATGGTAACACAAATACTTGTACTGCTACAGTAACGGTAGAAGATAATGTAAATCCAACAGCAATTTGTCAAAACTATACATTAGCTTTAGATGCAAGTGGTAATGGAACTTTAACTACAGCAAATATAAATAACGGTAGTAATGATGCTTGTGGAATTGCAAGTTTAAGTTTAAGTAAAACTGCATTTACTTGTAGTGATGTAGGTACAAATACAGTTACCTTAACCGTTACAGATAATAATGGAAATTCAAGTACATGTAATGCTACTGTTACCGTAACGGAAGATGCACCAACAAGTGCTTCTGCTGGGAATGATGATTTTATTTGTAGAGGTTCTAATATTGTATTAGGGGCAAATACTCCACTTGTAGGTACGGGAACATGGTCATGGAGTGGGCCTGGTACAGTTACTTATGTATTGGGCAACGCAAATACTCCAAATGCTACTGTTAGCTTTTCAACAGGTGGAACTTATACGGGTACATGGACTATAACGAGCAATTGCTCAAGTAGTAGTGATGATGTAATTATAGGAGTAAATCTTCCGGATATTATTACAACTACTGCTGGAGCTTCAGGTACATGTACATCAAATGGAGTTAATGATTGGGTACATCTATTTGATAATGATGGTAAAATTATAGCATCTGTAGATGATAATGGATATATGATGGGGAATGTTACAGTAACTGTTCCAAATGTGGGGAATGCTACAGCATCTGATGTTTGTGGTTCTACCGGTATGAATGCTTATATGGGTAGATATTTTAGATTTTTCTCTACAAATGTAACTTGGTACACTAATGATATTAATTTAAGATTATATTTTACTGAAGCAGAATTAGCTTCTTTAATTGATGAATCATTAGTGGATCACAGTACAAGTCCAAGTATTAGTGTTTCTGTATATGATGCAAATGGATGTCAAGATGATGATGATGTTAGAAATATTAGTGATATAGTTATAACTAAATATGCTACTGGAGTTCCCCCGGGAAGTGTTGGAGGCGTTATTAATTATACACAATTAGGCAATGGATATGATGCCACTTTCCAAGCATATTATGTTGATTTTGCAGTTTCAAGTTTCTCAGATATATATTTACACGGCTCTGAACACAACGTTCCTCTGCCTGTAGAACTTACTTCTTTTGAAGCTAAAGCTGTAAATAATCAGTTTATACAATTAAACTGGACTACAGCTACTGAAATAAACAATGAAGGCTTTGAAATACTAAGAAGTACAGACGGTGTTAATTTTGAAAGAATAGGCTGGGCTAATGGATATGGTAATAGTGCCGAAATTCATCATTATGCTTATCAAGACAATAATGTAAATGTAGGAACATATTACTATCAATTAAAACAAATAGACTATGATGGGCAGTATGAATATAGCAATATTCGTTCGGCAAGTATAAGTGGAAAAGATGAAAATCATGTAGGAAATTTTGTGCCAAATCCGGCAAATAATAGTAGTGTTTTACAATTTAGCATGATTAAGGAAACTAATGTTAGTATAGAATTTTATGATATAACTGGAAAATTAATAGAATATAAAACAGAAACATTAGGAATAGGAAATTCATCAGTTCCATTCAATATAAAAGAATTGGCATCGGGTACATACACCGCTAAAATCATTTTAGACGGCAAAGTATATACCAGAAGATTGATGATAAATAAGTAA
- a CDS encoding STAS domain-containing protein — protein sequence MKFETSKEEKYAVIIPNEEIINANNAPDLKTEFLLLNNSGFKNIICDLSNVNYVDSSGLSAFLVAERICTKAKGDFVLVACSDNILKLIKLSQLDTILNITPTLKEGVDLVMLNELERDLR from the coding sequence ATGAAATTTGAAACGTCAAAAGAAGAAAAATATGCGGTAATTATACCTAATGAGGAAATAATTAATGCTAATAATGCTCCGGATTTAAAAACTGAGTTTCTGCTATTAAACAATAGTGGATTTAAAAATATAATTTGCGATTTAAGCAATGTAAACTATGTGGATTCCTCCGGATTGAGTGCTTTTTTAGTAGCAGAACGAATTTGTACTAAAGCCAAAGGCGATTTTGTTTTGGTTGCTTGTAGCGATAATATTTTGAAACTTATAAAATTATCGCAGTTAGATACTATACTTAATATTACGCCAACATTAAAAGAAGGTGTTGACTTAGTAATGCTCAATGAACTGGAAAGAGATTTGAGATAG
- a CDS encoding ribonuclease Z, with the protein MSIFSLTILGCNSAVPAFDRFPTSQLLKYKNESILIDCGEGTQFQFSKFKIKRANLNYIFISHLHGDHYFGLVGLLNSFRLGGREAPLHIYGPPELEQIIQLQADYTREDWLYPVYFHAHNYGKSYKIAETKYLEVFTIPLEHRIPCNGFLFIEKPKPKKINAEALLKHNVPNTFIPKLRIGKDFVNDKGEIIKNELLTFEPEVCKKYAYCSDTVYNEAIIPIIKDADLLYHEATYLSSEEDKAEKWNHSTAKQAALIAKKANVGKLILGHYSAKYHDIRPFQAEAKEVFENTELAVDGKEFEV; encoded by the coding sequence ATGAGTATTTTTAGCTTAACTATTTTAGGTTGCAATTCTGCTGTTCCTGCTTTTGATAGATTTCCTACTTCGCAACTTTTGAAGTATAAAAATGAGTCTATTTTAATAGACTGTGGCGAAGGCACGCAGTTTCAGTTTAGTAAGTTTAAAATAAAAAGAGCTAATCTCAACTATATTTTTATTTCGCATTTGCATGGCGACCATTATTTTGGTTTAGTGGGTTTGCTTAACTCTTTTAGATTGGGTGGGAGAGAAGCTCCTTTGCACATTTATGGTCCTCCGGAATTAGAACAAATTATACAGTTGCAAGCCGATTATACAAGAGAAGATTGGCTATATCCTGTTTATTTTCATGCACATAATTATGGGAAATCGTATAAAATAGCCGAAACAAAATATTTAGAAGTTTTTACTATTCCTTTAGAGCACAGAATACCCTGCAATGGCTTTTTATTTATAGAAAAACCTAAGCCCAAGAAAATAAATGCTGAGGCATTGCTAAAGCATAATGTGCCTAATACTTTTATTCCTAAATTGAGAATAGGCAAAGATTTTGTAAATGATAAAGGGGAAATTATAAAGAATGAGCTACTTACTTTTGAGCCGGAAGTTTGTAAAAAATATGCTTATTGTTCAGATACTGTTTATAATGAAGCAATAATTCCCATAATAAAAGATGCAGATTTGCTATACCATGAAGCTACATATTTAAGTAGCGAAGAAGATAAAGCAGAAAAGTGGAATCATAGCACAGCTAAGCAAGCTGCGTTAATAGCTAAAAAAGCTAATGTGGGTAAATTAATTTTAGGACATTATTCTGCAAAGTATCATGATATACGTCCTTTTCAGGCAGAAGCAAAAGAAGTTTTTGAAAATACGGAACTGGCTGTGGACGGGAAAGAGTTTGAGGTGTAA